A single Drosophila miranda strain MSH22 chromosome XR, D.miranda_PacBio2.1, whole genome shotgun sequence DNA region contains:
- the LOC108151284 gene encoding dentin sialophosphoprotein, which produces MDTHSPKNGSKSSSSGSSAASSSMDLGSGKQRHQRGQKKLSRSRSLLQLLSRHLGKHFHHHSHHPQHETVYSSQDDIRSSSTDSFSLSYERGSHECSGGMSTNLNMNMNMNMNGGSSQDLDQDHDQEHTSRASPVSGYSRYSPTGLDYYDNQGHIYVEAVFRPGSALEQLHPQMHPHYDEDCSEGSNSSSSSNEGEGDGDNDNDNDGDNEREDENENDNENENESRKPRSASAASASASKSHGLHLSRISISSSVSRMLQHFSSSAATTANASLRSLSCSSTPLHRQLKKKSLSPHNSNSSSSSSSHSSNSHSNSSSKSNSGSGSSSKKDKKQQSILRPPVQYVHMKGMSGLYSRVPSYAVCCPYTLHHMY; this is translated from the coding sequence ATGGATACCCATTCTCCCAAAAACGGCTCCAAGTCGAGCTCCAGCGGCAGCTCGGCGGCCAGCTCCTCGATGGATCTGGGCAGCGGCAAGCAGCGCCACCAGCGCGGCCAGAAGAAGCTCTCCCGCAGCAGGAGTCTGCTGCAGTTGCTCAGCAGGCACCTGGGCAAGCATTTCCACCACCACTCGCACCATCCGCAGCACGAGACGGTCTACAGCAGCCAGGACGACATCCGCAGCAGCTCCACGGACTCCTTCAGCCTGAGCTACGAGCGCGGCTCCCACGAGTGCAGCGGCGGCATGTCCACGAATCTGAATATGAACATGAACATGAACATGAACGGGGGCTCCAGCCAGGACCTGGATCAGGATCATGATCAGGAGCACACCTCGAGGGCCTCTCCGGTGTCGGGATACTCGCGGTACTCGCCCACGGGCCTCGACTACTACGACAACCAGGGGCACATCTACGTGGAAGCCGTCTTCCGACCGGGCAGCGCCCTGGAGCAGCTGCATCCCCAGATGCATCCCCACTACGACGAGGACTGCAGCGagggcagcaacagcagcagcagcagcaacgaggGAGAGGGCGATggcgacaacgacaacgacaacgacggcGACAATGAGCGCGAGGATGAGAACGAGAACGATAATGAGAACGAAAATGAGAGCAGGAAGCCAAGATCCGCTTCGGCGGCATCCGCTTCCGCTTCCAAATCGCACGGACTCCATCTCAGCCGGATCTCGATTTCGTCGTCGGTCAGCCGGATGCTCCAGCACTTCTCCAGCTCGGCGGCCACCACCGCCAACGCCTCGCTGCGCTCCCTCTCCTGCAGCAGCACGCCCCTGCACCGACAGCTGAAGAAGAAGTCCCTGTCGCCCCACaactccaacagcagcagcagcagcagcagccactccagcaacagccacagcaactcCAGCTCCAAGTCGaactccggctccggctcctccTCGAAGAAGGACAAGAAGCAGCAGAGCATCCTGCGGCCACCAGTGCAGTATGTCCACATGAAGGGCATGTCGGGGCTCTACTCGAGGGTTCCCAGCTATGCGGTCTGCTGTCCCTACACCCTCCATCACATGTACTAA
- the LOC108151282 gene encoding protein disulfide-isomerase TMX3 isoform X2, with protein MLLVGNAIWKWSRLFALLLLLGVLRTASSLSSRVLELSDRFIDVRHEGQWLVMFYAPWCGYCKKTEPIFGLVAQALHATNVRVGKLDCTRYPASAREFKVRGYPTIMFIKGNMEFTYNGDRSRDELVDYALRMSGPPVQLVTRTESVDMLKGSHTIFFMFVGQQEGVVWDTYYAAAEGYQEHGFFYATSEDIAAQHFDFEKLPAVIVYKEEQHHFYPHGHVAHEMDPNEVNETIFQWVNVERFTLFPKVTRFNIHQLLKTQKYLVLAVVQEDKLSQIATHELEFRDMVEGVIRKHRPRYHNKFQFGWIGEPAIAHSIILDQLPTPHLIAINSSTQHHFIPDDDPMQMTPQALHLFLESISNESAIAYGGDSYFVRCNRALFELKRSLKDMWKGNPVLTTVIFGLPLGFLLLIMYSIFCGDCLVTEEDQDEDHEKKE; from the exons ATGCTGCTCGTCGGCAACGCAATCTGGAAGTGGAGCCGTCTCTTCG ccctgctactgctgctgggAGTGCTCAGGACTGCCTCAAGCCTATCCTCGCGGGTCCTGGAGCTGAGCGATCGGTTCATCGATGTCCGTCACGAGGGCCAGTGGCTGGTGATGTTCTATGCCCCGTGGTGCGGCTACTGCAAGAAGACGGAGCCAATATTCGGGCTGGTGGCGCAGGCGCTGCATGCCACCAATGTGCGGGTAGGGAAACTCGATTGCACCAGATATCCGGCATCTGCCCGCGAATTCAAGGTGCGCGGCTATCCCACGATAATGTTCATCAAGGGCAACATGGAGTTCACCTACAACGGCGATCGGAGTCGCGACGAACTCGTGGACTATGCCCTGCGCATGTCCGGGCCGCCCGTGCAGCTCGTGACGCGCACAGAGAGCGTGGATATGCTCAAGGGATCGCACACGATCTTCTTCATGTTCGTCGGCCAGCAGGAGGGCGTCGTCTGGGACACGTACTATGCGGCAGCGGAGGGCTACCAGGAGCACGGCTTCTTCTATGCCACCAGCGAGGACATTGCCGCCCAGCACTTTGACTTCGAGAAGCTGCCGGCGGTTATCGTCTACaaggaggagcagcaccaCTTCTATCCGCACGGCCATGTGGCCCACGAGATGGACCCCAACGAGGTGAACGAAACGATCTTCCAGTGGGTCAATGTCGAGCGGTTCACCCTCTTCCCCAAGGTCACGCGCTTCAACATCCACCAGCTGCTGAAGACCCAGAAATACCTGGTCCTGGCCGTCGTCCAGGAGGATAAACTCAGCCAGATCGCCACGCACGAGCTGGAGTTCCGCGACATGGTCGAAGGCGTCATCCGGAAGCACAGGCCGCGGTATCACAACAAATTTCAGTTTGGATGG ATTGGCGAGCCCGCCATCGCCCATTCCATCATCCTGGACCAGCTGCCGACCCCGCATCTGATAGCGATCAATTCGAGCACCCAGCACCACTTCATACCCGACGACGATCCCATGCAGATGACGCCGCAGGCCCTCCACCTCTTCCTCGAGTCCATCAGCAACGAGAGCGCCATCGCGTATGGCGGCGACAGCTACTTTGTGCGCTGCAATCGGGCGCTGTTCGAGCTGAAGCGTTCGCTGAAGGACATGTGGAAGGGGAATCCCGTGCTGACGACCGTCATCTTTGGCCTGCCGCTGGGCTTCCTCTTGCTGATCATGTACTCCATATTCTGCGGTGATTGCCTCGTCACCGAGGAGGACCAGGACGAGGATCACGAGAAAAAGGAGTAA
- the LOC108151285 gene encoding homeobox protein 5: MGTPHVCFADELPQSEAQSQSQKPRRKEKTSNGSNGSNGSLNNNNFNLNHFGGKKSMSELEVCSSPGSSLSVSPVPRFERNLGFFRQLSRRFGLRSQDDLLQSEDDAVAVSAAAAAVAVAAVQQQQQEEDAHSSSTDSCSSGRGLAAHQSRLELMSMSCASSETSSTLDIEEQQEHLQQHQHQQQQQHQRQQLQLKLKQTQTGRASFSRLHRRSTSSLRRAFESLSLTSRSLSCSGPSPPPPPPAAATQTAMPLKSALKSASNVELHQQPATVGSKCGSGASCHASAGKGKGKEKEKPPPQRILRQPVSYTYLKGMSGLPTQRVPRSSVCCQYARR, from the coding sequence ATGGGTACCCCTCATGTTTGCTTTGCGGACGAGCTGCCACAGTCGGAGGCACAGTCACAGTCCCAGAAGCCGAGGCGGAAGGAGAAGACCTCCAATGGGAGCAACGGCAGCAACGGGAGCctgaacaacaacaacttcAATCTCAACCATTTTGGGGGCAAGAAGTCCATGTCCGAGCTGgaggtgtgctcctccccggGCAGCAGCCTCAGTGTGTCGCCCGTGCCACGGTTCGAGCGGAACCTGGGCTTCTTTCGGCAGCTGAGCCGACGCTTCGGCCTGAGGTCGCAGGATGACCTACTTCAGTCGGAGGATGACGCAGTCGCTgtctctgccgccgccgctgcagtggcagttgcagccgtgcagcagcagcagcaggaggaggatgCACACAGTTCATCGACCGACTCGTGCTCCTCGGGGCGTGGCCTGGCCGCACACCAGTCGCGGCTCGAGCTGATGTCCATGTCGTGCGCCTCCAGCGAGACGAGCAGCACCCTGGACattgaggagcagcaggagcacctccaacagcaccagcaccagcagcagcagcagcaccagcgccagcagctccagctgaagctgaagcagACGCAGACGGGCCGGGCCAGCTTCTCGCGGCTGCATCGCCGCTCCACATCCTCGCTGCGCCGGGCCTTCGAGAGCCTCTCGCTGACCTCACGCTCGCTCTCGTGCAGCGGCccgtcgccgccgccgccacccccGGCGGCCGCCACCCAAACGGCAATGCCCCTGAAGTCGGCTCTCAAGTCCGCCTCGAATGTGGAGCTGCACCAGCAGCCTGCGACAGTCGGCTCCAAGTGCGGCAGTGGCGCCTCCTGCCATGCCTCAGCGGGCAAGGGAAAGGgaaaggagaaggagaagccgCCGCCGCAGAGGATTCTGCGGCAGCCCGTCTCCTACACATATCTGAAGGGCATGTCCGGCCTGCCCACCCAGCGGGTGCCCCGCAGCTCCGTCTGCTGTCAGTATGCGAGGCGTTAG
- the LOC108151315 gene encoding uncharacterized protein LOC108151315 yields the protein MFKLFVFLTLCLAFACAAPGLLHSSSVPILTSSYHSLPSVRVIGSPIWTHSHSPSLSLSHSHSHSIVRPLSYGYGHGYGWI from the exons atgttcAAACTG TTCGTTTTCCTGACGCTCTGCCTGGCCTTCGCCTGCGCCGCTCCGGGTCTGCTGCACTCGTCCTCGGTGCCCATCCTGACCAGCTCGTACCACAGCCTGCCCTCGGTGCGAGTGATCGGCAGCCCCATTTGGACCCACTCGCACTCCCcgtcgctctcgctctcgcactcgcactcgcacagCATTGTGCGGCCCCTGAGCTACGGCTACGGCCATGGCTATGGCTGGATCTGA
- the LOC108151309 gene encoding uncharacterized protein LOC108151309 isoform X2, which yields MRTYSYLWQLMLVLIASICVKAKPLVSFGVSYQQPQPYVGPGPGAYYNSYYGGPGPYQSGYGYYSNANHYYGSSPGASYPYRYPYAAGHRYGALDVGIGALSLTPFLL from the exons ATGCGCACTTACTCGTATCTTTGG cagctaatgcTGGTGCTGATTGCCAGCATCTGCGTCAAGGCCAAGCCGCTGGTCTCCTTCGGCGTCAGCtaccagcagccgcagccctACGTGGGACCGGGACCAGGAGCCTACTACAACAGCTACTACGGCGGCCCAGGACCCTATCAGAGTGGCTACGGCTACTACTCCAACGCCAACCACTACTACGGCAGCAGTCCGGGGGCATCCTATCCGTATCGGTATCCCTATGCCGCCGGACACCGATACGGGGCCCTCGATGTGGGCATCGGCGCCCTGTCGCTAACCCCGTTCCTCCTCTAA
- the LOC108165375 gene encoding uncharacterized protein LOC108165375, producing the protein MWCLLWIFLALLESGVLSQPLSVLFSGDFGRSLDADRETEDLLFFEHPAKAYSSDDLFGDVQKFVIGVHQFVQHPSSSLYSALNQLQANAKKNHKKQKHPLFGGQKVVLDPPGSVSFNLGWSLNFQLTNSIAITRTYSYSRG; encoded by the exons ATGTGGTGT TTGCTGTGGATATTTCTGGCTCTGCTGGAGTCGGGAGTGCTCAGTCAGCCCCTGTCGGTGCTCTTCTCCGGGGACTTTGGCAGGAGCTTGGATGCCGATCGGGAGACAGAAGACCTGCTCTTCTTCGAACATCCTGCCAAGGCGTACTCCTCCGATGATCTGTTCGGGGATGTGCAGAAATTTGTCATTGGCGTCCATCAGTTTGTCCAGCATCCCTCGTCCTCACTGTACAGTGCCCTCAATCAGCTGCAGGCGAATGCGAAAAAGAACCACAAGAAGCAGAAGCACCCTCTGTTCGGAGGCCAGAAAGTGGTTCTCGATCCCCCTGGCAGTGTTTCTTTCAATTTGGGATGGTCCCTCAACTTTCAGCTGACGAACAGCATTGCCATCACgcgtacatactcgtacagtCGTGGCTGA
- the LOC108151283 gene encoding gamma-glutamyl hydrolase, translating into MRIIMHRLAFGCLLVLGSLLVAASANSTPVIGVLTQEVYTDGLISRHFENKTSYIAASYVKYLEGAGARVVPIWIGRNRSYYEDLMHKINGVLLPGGATWFNQSNGYADAGEHLIQLAVQLNDNGTFMPVWGTCLGMELLVYKLANGTDHRISCRASGMALPMVFKEDYKQSRLFNASREDVVALMVANNVTYHYHHFCYTEADFVRDQLNKSWRVVSLNNDLDGVEFISTMEHLKYPFYGVQFHPEKPLYEFVRSSIPHSAAAVLSGQYLADFFVNEARRSPQSFANETEQARMLIYNYKPEYTSILGSSYVQQYLFNNKEMELEEVGSEGGDDGDDSPSYYPGNAYGNGKGAAAFLSIGSGPLLALLAMGLSSIDF; encoded by the exons ATGCGCATTATAATGCATCGACTTGCATTCGGCTGTCTGCTGGTTCTGGGTAGCCTCCTTGTGGCAGCTTCGGCGAACAGTACCCCTGTGATTGGTGTGCTCACGCAGGAGGTCTACACGGATGGATTGATTTCGCGACATTTCGAGAACAAAACCAGCTACATAGCCGCCTCGTATGTCAAGTATCTGGAGGGTGCTGGTGCCCGAGTGGTGCCCATTTG GATTGGACGCAATCGCAGCTACTACGAAGATCTCATGCACAAGATAAACGG GGTTCTCCTGCCTGGAGGTGCAACGTGGTTCAATCAGAGCAATGGCTACGCCGACGCGGGGGAACATCTCATCCAATTGGCAGTGCAACTGAATGACAATGGCACCTTTATGCCCGTCTGGGGCACTTGTCTGGGCATGGAGCTGCTGGTCTACAAGCTGGCCAATGGCACCGACCATCGCATCAGTTGCCGGGCATCTGGCATGGCCCTGCCCATGGTGTTCAAAGAAG ATTACAAGCAGAGTCGTCTGTTCAATGCCAGCAGGGAAGATGTTGTGGCTCTGATGGTCGCGAATAATGTCACCTATCACTATCATCACTTCTGCTACACAGAGGCGGACTTTGTGCGGGATCAGCTGAACAAGTCGTGGCGCGTGGTATCCCTGAACAACGACCTGGACGGCGTCGAGTTCATCTCCACCATGGAGCATCTGAAGTATCCCTTCTACGGCGTTCAGTTTCATCCGGAGAAGCCGCTCTACGAGTTCGTGCGGTCGAGCATTCCCCACTCGGCCGCGGCGGTGCTGAGTGGGCAGTACCTGGCCGACTTCTTTGTGAACGAGGCCCGCCGGAGCCCCCAGAGCTTCGCCAATGAAACGGAGCAGGCGCGGATGCTCATCTACAACTACAAGCCGGAGTATACCTCGATACTGGGCTCCTCGTATGTCCAGCAATATCTGTTCAACAACAAGGAAATGGAGCTGGAGGAGGTTGGTTCTGAGGGGGGAGATGATGGGGACGACTCGCCCAGCTACTATCCCGGCAATGCGTACGGAAATGGAAAAGGAGCTGCTGCATTCCTCTCCATCGGCAGTGGCCCCCTCCTCGCTCTTCTGGCAATGGGACTATCTTCAATTGACTTCTGA
- the LOC108151314 gene encoding uncharacterized protein LOC108151314 gives MKLLIFACLLGLALGHEVYTYYTPSYGYYPSTYARAAGVLPLAYSRLVAPAAGAAESHLYHSVATPNSFQQQYRSDYKPLTYEYHLY, from the exons ATGAAGCTG CTGATTTTTGCCTGTCTGCTGGGTCTGGCCCTCGGCCACGAGGTCTACACCTACTATACCCCATCGTACGGGTACTACCCGTCGACCTATGCCCGGGCTGCGGGTGTCCTGCCGCTGGCCTATTCCCGCCTGGTGGCTCCGGCCGCCGGCGCTGCCGAATCGCATCTGTACCACAGCGTGGCGACTCCCAACTCCTTCCAGCAACAGTACCGCAGCGACTACAAGCCCCTGACCTATGAGTATCACCTCTATTga
- the LOC108151309 gene encoding uncharacterized protein LOC108151309 isoform X1, with the protein MRTYSYLWQQLMLVLIASICVKAKPLVSFGVSYQQPQPYVGPGPGAYYNSYYGGPGPYQSGYGYYSNANHYYGSSPGASYPYRYPYAAGHRYGALDVGIGALSLTPFLL; encoded by the exons ATGCGCACTTACTCGTATCTTTGG cagcagctaatgcTGGTGCTGATTGCCAGCATCTGCGTCAAGGCCAAGCCGCTGGTCTCCTTCGGCGTCAGCtaccagcagccgcagccctACGTGGGACCGGGACCAGGAGCCTACTACAACAGCTACTACGGCGGCCCAGGACCCTATCAGAGTGGCTACGGCTACTACTCCAACGCCAACCACTACTACGGCAGCAGTCCGGGGGCATCCTATCCGTATCGGTATCCCTATGCCGCCGGACACCGATACGGGGCCCTCGATGTGGGCATCGGCGCCCTGTCGCTAACCCCGTTCCTCCTCTAA
- the LOC108151282 gene encoding protein disulfide-isomerase TMX3 isoform X1 — protein sequence MLLVGNAIWKWSRLFGALLLLLGVLRTASSLSSRVLELSDRFIDVRHEGQWLVMFYAPWCGYCKKTEPIFGLVAQALHATNVRVGKLDCTRYPASAREFKVRGYPTIMFIKGNMEFTYNGDRSRDELVDYALRMSGPPVQLVTRTESVDMLKGSHTIFFMFVGQQEGVVWDTYYAAAEGYQEHGFFYATSEDIAAQHFDFEKLPAVIVYKEEQHHFYPHGHVAHEMDPNEVNETIFQWVNVERFTLFPKVTRFNIHQLLKTQKYLVLAVVQEDKLSQIATHELEFRDMVEGVIRKHRPRYHNKFQFGWIGEPAIAHSIILDQLPTPHLIAINSSTQHHFIPDDDPMQMTPQALHLFLESISNESAIAYGGDSYFVRCNRALFELKRSLKDMWKGNPVLTTVIFGLPLGFLLLIMYSIFCGDCLVTEEDQDEDHEKKE from the exons ATGCTGCTCGTCGGCAACGCAATCTGGAAGTGGAGCCGTCTCTTCGGTG ccctgctactgctgctgggAGTGCTCAGGACTGCCTCAAGCCTATCCTCGCGGGTCCTGGAGCTGAGCGATCGGTTCATCGATGTCCGTCACGAGGGCCAGTGGCTGGTGATGTTCTATGCCCCGTGGTGCGGCTACTGCAAGAAGACGGAGCCAATATTCGGGCTGGTGGCGCAGGCGCTGCATGCCACCAATGTGCGGGTAGGGAAACTCGATTGCACCAGATATCCGGCATCTGCCCGCGAATTCAAGGTGCGCGGCTATCCCACGATAATGTTCATCAAGGGCAACATGGAGTTCACCTACAACGGCGATCGGAGTCGCGACGAACTCGTGGACTATGCCCTGCGCATGTCCGGGCCGCCCGTGCAGCTCGTGACGCGCACAGAGAGCGTGGATATGCTCAAGGGATCGCACACGATCTTCTTCATGTTCGTCGGCCAGCAGGAGGGCGTCGTCTGGGACACGTACTATGCGGCAGCGGAGGGCTACCAGGAGCACGGCTTCTTCTATGCCACCAGCGAGGACATTGCCGCCCAGCACTTTGACTTCGAGAAGCTGCCGGCGGTTATCGTCTACaaggaggagcagcaccaCTTCTATCCGCACGGCCATGTGGCCCACGAGATGGACCCCAACGAGGTGAACGAAACGATCTTCCAGTGGGTCAATGTCGAGCGGTTCACCCTCTTCCCCAAGGTCACGCGCTTCAACATCCACCAGCTGCTGAAGACCCAGAAATACCTGGTCCTGGCCGTCGTCCAGGAGGATAAACTCAGCCAGATCGCCACGCACGAGCTGGAGTTCCGCGACATGGTCGAAGGCGTCATCCGGAAGCACAGGCCGCGGTATCACAACAAATTTCAGTTTGGATGG ATTGGCGAGCCCGCCATCGCCCATTCCATCATCCTGGACCAGCTGCCGACCCCGCATCTGATAGCGATCAATTCGAGCACCCAGCACCACTTCATACCCGACGACGATCCCATGCAGATGACGCCGCAGGCCCTCCACCTCTTCCTCGAGTCCATCAGCAACGAGAGCGCCATCGCGTATGGCGGCGACAGCTACTTTGTGCGCTGCAATCGGGCGCTGTTCGAGCTGAAGCGTTCGCTGAAGGACATGTGGAAGGGGAATCCCGTGCTGACGACCGTCATCTTTGGCCTGCCGCTGGGCTTCCTCTTGCTGATCATGTACTCCATATTCTGCGGTGATTGCCTCGTCACCGAGGAGGACCAGGACGAGGATCACGAGAAAAAGGAGTAA
- the LOC108151301 gene encoding mediator of RNA polymerase II transcription subunit 10 codes for MSAPLENLETQLEMFIENVRQIRIIVSDFQPQGQNVLNQKINSLVTGLQEIDKLRNQVQDVYVPFEVFFDYIDQDKNPQLYTKDCVEKALAKNEEVKGKIESLKKFKSNLLLELYKTFPNEMNSYRAYRKDSM; via the exons ATGTCTGCACCGCTGGAGAACCTGGAGACGCAGCTGGAGATGTTCATTGAGAATGTGCGGCAGATACGCATAATCGTCAGCGACTTCCAGCCGCAGGGTCAGAACGTCCTCAACCAGAAAAT CAACAGCCTGGTCACCGGCCTGCAGGAGATCGACAAACTGCGCAACCAGGTACAGGACGTGTATGTGCCCTTCGAGGTGTTCTTCGACTACATCGACCAGGACAAGAATCCGCAGCTCTACACCAAGGACTGCGTGGAGAAGGCCCTGGCCAAAAACGAGGAGGTCAAGGGCAAGATCGAGAGCCTCAAGAAGTTCAAATCGAATCTGCTGCTCGAGCTGTACAAGACGTTTCCCAACGAAATGAATAGCTATCGTGCGTACAGAAAGGACTCCATGTGA
- the LOC108151299 gene encoding programmed cell death protein 5, whose product MSDGDLDDLRAERMSQMQSQFGGGGGNDAEKQQAQQEQMRAQEEMKHSILSQVLDQQARARLNTLKVSKPEKAQMFENMVIRMAQMGQVRGKLDDAQFVSILESVNAQMPQRKSTVKYDRRRAAIDSDDDEDYDC is encoded by the exons atgTCTGATGGCGATTTAGATGACCTACGCGCCGAGCGCATGTCCCAGATGCAGTCGCAATTC ggcggcggcggtggcaacGATGCCGAAAAACAACAGGCCCAGCAGGAGCAGATGCGTGCCCAGGAGGAGATGAAGCACTCGATCCTCTCCCAGGTGCTCGACCAGCAGGCACGTGCCCGCC TCAACACACTGAAAGTGAGCAAGCCAGAAAAGGCCCAGATGTTCGAGAACATGGTCATCCGCATGGCCCAGATGGGGCAGGTGCGCGGCAAACTGGACGACGCTCAGTTCGTGAGCATCCTGGAGAGCGTCAATGCCCAGATGCCGCAGAGGAAGTCCACAGTGAAGTACGACCGCCGCCGGGCGGCCATAGACAGCGACGATGATGAGGATTACGACTGCTGA
- the LOC108151287 gene encoding iron-sulfur cluster co-chaperone protein HscB, producing MRSVVGVLKSALIATNFAGSARVRVPYGVVATRKFGAAASTATPACWNCEKKSVLKQHMICSECGHLQDVDAAINYFELLSFPTNFNLEGQQLTQRFRQLQTLVHPDKFSNKTSREQTNSADWSSLINKAYKTLAMPIERGQYLLQLEGQQMPQDNSTLNKEFLMTMMERNEEVEEAEDSTELDKINAQIVRELEALVQKLGIQFEAKDLASVKGTLVEMKYLLSIQASIKQKQQSLLGGS from the exons ATGCGTTCTGTGGTTGGTGTTCTGAAAAGTGCATTGATAGCAACAAATTTTGCTGGAAGTGCCAGAGTGAGAGTGCCATATGGTGTAGTAGCTACGCGGAAATTTGGAGCCGCCGCCTCCACCGCGACGCCGGCTTGCTGGAATTGCGAAAAGAAGTCGGTGCTGAAGCAGCACATGATCTGCTCGGAGTGCGGACACCTGCAGGATGTAGATGCGGCCATA AACTACTTTGAGCTGCTGAGCTTTCCCACAAACTTCAACCTGGAGGGGCAGCAACTGACACAGCGTTTCCGCCAGCTGCAGACCCTGGTGCATCCGGACAAGTTCAGCAACAA AACCTCTCGAGAGCAAACCAATTCCGCGGACTGGAGCTCCCTCATAAACAAGGCCTACAAGACTCTCGCCATGCCGATAGAGCGCGGACAGTACCTGCTGCAGCTGGAGGGCCAGCAGATGCCACAGGACAATAGTACGCTCAACAAGGAGTTCCTTATGACCATGATGGAGCGCAAcgaggaggtggaggaggcggaggacaGCACGGAGCTCGACAAAATCAATGCACAGATTGTCCGGGAACTGGAGGCCCTGGTCCAAAAGCTGGGCATCCAATTCGAGGCCAAGGACCTGGCCAGCGTCAagggcaccctcgtggagatGAAGTATCTGCTGAGCATCCAGGCGAGCATCAAGCAGAAGCAACAAAGCCTATTGGGCGGCAGCTGA
- the LOC108151286 gene encoding gamma-glutamyl hydrolase, with translation MFANSESPKATPCIGIMCIDVAQWLEAEYGKKWHSYLAASYVKQLEAAGAHVVPVWIGHNRSYYDSLMNQLNGILLPGGAVFIDEADRQSRPDLTNDCVRTADLIYQLAMERNNGAGDPEGYFPLWGTCLGMQLLLINAAQSTKVRTKCHSMKKALPVCLTEDYRQSKLFMDLPEECFASHQHGYCITRESLQEYGLTADWQPLALQKDPAGCEFISLIEHRRFPIFGCQFHPERAAFEQLYACEDTSSQAHSREGIELSERLAGRFVDACRRNRNRFASAEAKSRHLIWNWQPEFCGKHKGSNWLQCYLFEKDVAYPK, from the exons ATGTTCGCAAATTCGGAATCCCCCAAGGCCACCCCCTGCATTGGGATCATGTGCATCGACGTGGCGCAGTGGCTGGAGGCCGAGTACGGCAAGAAGTGGCACAGTTATCTGGCGGCCTCATACGTGAAGCAGCTGGAGGCCGCGGGGGCGCACGTTGTGCCCGTCTG GATTGGCCACAATCGTTCCTACTACGATTCGCTGATGAATCAACTGAACGGCATCCTCTTGCCCGGCGGGGCCGTCTTCATCGATGAGGCCGACAGGCAGTCGCGGCCCGACCTGACCAACGACTGTGTCCGAACGGCGGATCTCATCTACCAGCTGGCCATGGAGCGGAACAACGGGGCCGGTGACCCCGAGGGATACTTTCCGCTGTGGGGCACGTGCCTGGGCatgcagctgctgctgatcAACGCCGCCCAGAGCACCAAGGTGCGCACCAAGTGCCACTCAATGAAGAAGGCCCTGCCCGTGTGCCTCACCGAGGACTACCGCCAGTCGAAGCTGTTCATGGACCTGCCGGAGGAGTGCTTCGCCAGCCACCAGCACGGCTACTGCATCACCAGGGAGAGCCTGCAGGAGTACGGCCTGACCGCCGACTGGCAGCCCCTGGCCCTGCAGAAGGACCCCGCTGGCTGCGAGTTCATCAGCCTCATCGAGCACCGGCGCTTCCCCATCTTCGGCTGCCAGTTCCACCCGGAGCGGGCCGCCTTCGAGCAGCTGTACGCCTGCGAGGACACCAGCAGCCAGGCCCATTCCCGCGAGGGCATCGAGCTGTCCGAGCGCCTGGCCGGCCGCTTCGTCGACGCCTGCCGCCGCAACCGGAACCGATTCGCCAGCGCGGAGGCCAAGTCGCGGCATCTCATCTGGAACTGGCAGCCCGAGTTCTGTGGCAAGCACAAGGGCTCCAACTGGCTGCAGTGCTACCTCTTCGAGAAGGATGTGGCCTATCCGAAGTAG